A genome region from Campylobacter sp. MIT 12-8780 includes the following:
- a CDS encoding TonB-dependent receptor domain-containing protein codes for MKLNFKLSIAAILLLAGGGHLNAEETHTLESSVISASGFEQDIKDAPASISVITSEELNSRPIKDIGEAIQDIPGVDVSMNKTGTYDYSIRGFGSAYTLVLIDGKRQSVANGFYSNGFDGSESGYMPPLAMIERIEVIRGPASTLYGTDAVGGVINIITKKMSNEVSGSIALDTQLQQHPDLYGNAGSMNGYISTPLIEDKLSFSARIKYYSKNESSHLWPSVPYNNGTQRPANFQIPSHSPGKLTALNIGGRFNFVLDEANSFYFDYEHYDNNIVTRSTSGQAIRSDRVIKKDNFVGNYDGSFAFGSINSYAQYGRTWDKELVSQIIVGETKAVLPFDLGAAGNLVGSFGARADYEVLTDDTAGSRGSTNILQGKNIDQITAALYGEGEYFITEDFIFTTGLRWVYSDLFKSEFTPRVYAIYHITDDIALKGGIAKGYKTPQAKQIRKGRYSSSATSDAYGNPDLKPEESINYELGVDFNLFDYANYTITGFLTDFKNQISTQNAVMGDILPNGVTCNASGGCTYPINLGKTQAKGIEFAFKSAKFYDFRLSSSYTFIENVYKDGVLNVLGGTRVENKPKHIISAKLDHEYGKFNSFLKFRGKFNTIARAKGGNNRPLTNAGGTNIEKYKPFYTFDLGTSYKIDKNSTLSFMIYNLFDKDFFDPIATGRDATTGNPSGYANLYQDYTEGRSFWMHYKYDF; via the coding sequence ATGAAATTAAACTTCAAATTAAGTATAGCGGCTATACTATTGCTCGCTGGGGGGGGGCATTTAAACGCTGAAGAAACGCATACTCTTGAATCTTCAGTTATCTCTGCTTCAGGCTTTGAACAAGACATCAAAGACGCTCCTGCGAGTATCTCAGTAATCACAAGCGAAGAGCTTAATTCTCGTCCTATAAAAGACATAGGTGAGGCTATACAAGATATCCCCGGTGTTGATGTATCGATGAATAAAACCGGCACTTATGATTATAGCATACGCGGTTTTGGCTCTGCTTATACCCTTGTTTTGATAGATGGCAAACGTCAAAGCGTAGCAAATGGCTTTTATAGCAATGGCTTTGATGGTAGTGAAAGCGGTTATATGCCTCCACTTGCGATGATAGAAAGGATAGAAGTTATAAGAGGACCAGCCTCAACGCTTTATGGCACTGATGCGGTTGGTGGAGTGATAAATATTATCACTAAAAAGATGAGTAATGAAGTTAGTGGCTCTATAGCTCTTGATACCCAACTTCAACAACATCCTGATCTTTATGGTAATGCTGGCTCTATGAATGGCTATATCTCAACCCCACTCATAGAAGATAAGCTTTCTTTCTCAGCTCGTATAAAATACTATAGCAAAAATGAATCTTCTCATCTTTGGCCTAGCGTGCCTTATAACAATGGCACTCAAAGACCGGCTAATTTTCAAATTCCAAGCCATAGTCCGGGCAAGCTTACAGCTTTAAATATAGGCGGACGCTTTAATTTTGTGCTTGATGAGGCAAATAGCTTTTATTTTGACTATGAGCATTATGATAATAACATCGTTACGCGTTCAACAAGCGGACAAGCCATTCGCTCAGATAGAGTAATCAAAAAAGATAATTTCGTGGGAAATTATGATGGAAGCTTTGCTTTTGGAAGCATTAATTCTTACGCACAATACGGACGCACTTGGGATAAAGAGCTCGTTTCTCAAATCATAGTTGGAGAAACAAAGGCTGTGCTTCCTTTTGATTTAGGTGCGGCTGGAAATTTAGTAGGTTCTTTTGGAGCAAGGGCTGATTATGAGGTTTTAACCGATGATACGGCAGGAAGTAGAGGCAGCACAAATATTTTACAAGGTAAAAATATCGATCAAATCACAGCCGCTTTATACGGCGAGGGCGAATACTTCATCACTGAAGATTTCATCTTTACCACTGGTTTAAGATGGGTGTATAGTGATTTGTTTAAAAGTGAATTTACACCAAGAGTATATGCAATCTATCATATCACTGATGATATAGCCTTAAAAGGTGGCATAGCAAAAGGCTATAAAACACCGCAAGCTAAGCAAATCAGAAAAGGCAGATATAGCTCAAGTGCAACAAGTGATGCTTATGGTAATCCGGACTTAAAACCAGAAGAAAGCATAAATTATGAGCTTGGGGTTGATTTTAATTTATTTGATTATGCAAATTACACTATCACAGGCTTTCTAACAGACTTTAAAAATCAAATCAGCACACAAAACGCAGTAATGGGAGATATTTTACCAAATGGCGTAACTTGCAACGCAAGCGGAGGTTGTACCTATCCTATCAATCTTGGCAAAACTCAAGCTAAGGGTATAGAATTTGCTTTTAAGAGTGCAAAATTTTATGATTTTAGACTAAGTTCAAGCTATACTTTTATAGAAAATGTATATAAAGATGGTGTTTTAAATGTGCTTGGTGGCACAAGGGTTGAAAACAAACCAAAACATATCATTAGTGCTAAACTTGATCATGAATATGGTAAATTCAACTCTTTTTTAAAATTTAGAGGCAAATTTAACACTATAGCTAGAGCAAAGGGTGGCAACAATAGACCTTTAACTAACGCAGGTGGAACAAACATAGAAAAATACAAGCCTTTTTATACTTTTGATCTAGGCACAAGCTACAAGATAGATAAAAACTCAACCTTAAGCTTTATGATTTACAATCTATTTGATAAAGACTTTTTTGATCCTATAGCTACAGGAAGAGACGCCACAACAGGCAATCCAAGCGGATATGCTAACCTCTATCAAGACTATACTGAGGGCAGAAGCTTTTGGATGCATTATAAATACGACTTTTGA
- a CDS encoding M16 family metallopeptidase, whose product MIAYEKQVLKNKFEVYAFPVNEKSGVISVDIFYKVGSRNEVLGKSGIAHMLEHLNFKSTKNLKAGEFDEIVKGFGGVDNASTGFDYTHYYIKCSKDNLDKALWLFAELMQNLNLKDEEFQPERQVVLEERLWRTDNSPLGYLYFRLFNNAFLYHPYHWTPIGFMKDIENWSIEDIKEFHQTFYQPQNAFLLVSGDIKAAEVFECANKHFSHIKNKGKIPKLHTKEPKQDGAKRIEIQKESGTQMLALGFKIPNFKHKDIPALQALSELLGNGKSSLINEILVDKLGLINEHYAFCNESIDENLFIFICICNVGVKAEQVEQELLKILQSIKQEKLEKEVLVKIKNSVKSDFIFSLANASSVSNVYGNFIAKGDLTPLLEYEKNISQLELKDLVRVAKKYFTAKNSTTLILRKDKK is encoded by the coding sequence ATGATCGCTTATGAAAAACAAGTGTTAAAAAACAAATTTGAAGTTTATGCTTTTCCAGTCAATGAAAAAAGCGGAGTTATAAGTGTAGATATTTTTTATAAGGTTGGCTCAAGAAATGAAGTTTTAGGCAAAAGTGGCATAGCTCATATGCTTGAACACTTAAATTTTAAAAGCACAAAAAATTTAAAAGCAGGGGAATTTGATGAGATAGTAAAAGGCTTTGGAGGGGTTGATAATGCAAGCACAGGCTTTGATTATACGCATTATTATATCAAATGCTCTAAAGACAATTTAGACAAGGCTTTGTGGCTTTTTGCTGAACTTATGCAAAACTTAAATTTAAAAGATGAGGAATTTCAGCCAGAGCGTCAAGTCGTGCTTGAAGAAAGACTTTGGAGAACTGATAATAGCCCTCTTGGGTATTTGTATTTTCGCCTTTTTAACAATGCCTTTTTATACCACCCTTATCACTGGACACCAATTGGCTTTATGAAAGACATTGAAAATTGGAGTATAGAAGACATTAAAGAGTTTCACCAAACCTTTTACCAGCCACAAAATGCTTTTTTGCTTGTTAGTGGAGATATCAAAGCAGCTGAAGTTTTTGAGTGCGCAAATAAGCATTTTTCTCATATTAAAAATAAGGGTAAGATACCAAAACTACACACCAAAGAGCCAAAGCAAGATGGGGCTAAACGCATAGAAATTCAAAAAGAAAGTGGCACACAAATGCTCGCTCTTGGCTTTAAAATCCCAAATTTTAAGCACAAAGATATACCAGCCTTGCAAGCCTTAAGCGAGCTTTTAGGCAATGGAAAAAGCTCTTTAATCAATGAAATTTTAGTTGATAAACTAGGGCTTATAAACGAGCATTATGCCTTTTGCAATGAGAGTATAGATGAGAATTTATTTATTTTCATTTGTATTTGTAATGTGGGTGTAAAAGCCGAGCAAGTCGAACAAGAACTGCTTAAAATTTTACAAAGTATCAAACAAGAAAAGCTTGAAAAAGAAGTGCTTGTAAAGATTAAAAATAGTGTTAAAAGTGATTTTATCTTTTCTTTAGCAAATGCAAGCTCGGTAAGCAATGTATATGGAAATTTCATCGCCAAAGGAGATTTAACGCCCTTGCTAGAATATGAAAAAAATATCTCACAACTTGAACTAAAAGATTTAGTAAGAGTAGCTAAAAAGTATTTTACAGCTAAAAACTCAACCACACTCATCTTGAGAAAGGACAAAAAATGA
- the pstC gene encoding phosphate ABC transporter permease subunit PstC, translated as MMKERVIKSILFLCAFVSVVISFAIMLTILIEALKFFSKESVFTFLFSSQWAADAAFTLADGSTGHGVFGAASLFWGTFYISVIAMITALPLGIMCAVYLGVFAGKRSKNYLKPVLELIAGIPTVVFGFFAVIIIAPSIVWVFHAFGMNASYESALGAGFMMGIMIVPIVASLSQDCIEAVNVKRIQGAYALGMTKKEVVFAVILPEAMPGIIAACLLGLSRALGETMIVVMAASLRPNMSLNFLEDMTTITVHIVQALQGDQAFDSSLTLSAFSLGLALFIITLIINMFSVYLINKFHKGKSL; from the coding sequence ATTATGAAAGAAAGAGTGATTAAAAGCATACTTTTTTTATGCGCTTTTGTAAGTGTGGTGATTAGCTTTGCGATTATGCTTACTATTTTGATCGAGGCTTTGAAGTTTTTTAGCAAAGAAAGCGTTTTTACCTTTCTTTTTTCTTCGCAGTGGGCAGCTGATGCGGCTTTTACCTTGGCTGATGGTAGCACAGGGCATGGGGTTTTTGGTGCGGCGAGTTTGTTTTGGGGGACTTTTTATATCTCTGTTATTGCTATGATTACGGCTTTGCCTTTGGGTATTATGTGTGCTGTGTATCTTGGAGTTTTTGCAGGTAAAAGATCAAAAAACTATCTTAAGCCAGTGCTTGAGCTTATCGCTGGAATTCCAACCGTTGTTTTTGGTTTTTTTGCTGTGATTATCATCGCCCCTTCAATAGTCTGGGTGTTTCACGCTTTTGGTATGAATGCAAGTTATGAAAGTGCTTTAGGAGCTGGTTTTATGATGGGGATTATGATCGTGCCTATAGTGGCTTCTTTATCACAAGATTGCATTGAGGCTGTAAATGTTAAGCGAATTCAAGGAGCGTATGCTTTGGGTATGACAAAAAAAGAGGTGGTATTTGCTGTGATCTTACCAGAAGCTATGCCTGGCATTATCGCTGCTTGTTTGCTTGGGCTTTCAAGGGCTTTAGGAGAAACTATGATCGTGGTTATGGCAGCGTCTTTGCGTCCAAATATGAGCTTAAATTTCTTAGAAGATATGACAACGATAACCGTGCATATAGTCCAAGCCTTACAAGGCGATCAAGCTTTTGATAGCTCTTTAACCTTAAGCGCTTTTTCTTTAGGACTTGCGCTTTTTATCATCACTTTAATCATCAATATGTTTAGTGTTTATCTTATCAATAAATTCCATAAAGGAAAAAGCCTATGA
- a CDS encoding substrate-binding domain-containing protein has translation MKKILALSVVAFSLLQADELKIAGSSTVYPFTSFVAEEYAAVKNAGTPIVESVGTGGGFKVFCEGKTDISNASRAIKPSEFKACQDAGVKDIIGVMIGYDGIVLAQNKANAPLNITLEQLFLALAKEIPQNGKLVPNPYTNWQQIDKKLPNRKIAIYGPPSSSGTRDTIEELVLSKVSKKFKEYGDQAGKYKSMRQDSAYIPSGENDNLIVSKLGADKNAFGLFGYGFLASNKDKINAAKIDTIEANEKNIAEGKYELARSLYIYLNAKNPETLEFAKLYMSDDLAKSGGELEKIGLVPLSDANLKASQKHLEQKTKLDESLVKAGRVF, from the coding sequence ATGAAAAAAATTCTAGCATTAAGTGTAGTAGCTTTTTCTTTGCTTCAAGCAGATGAGCTTAAAATAGCCGGTTCTTCAACCGTGTATCCTTTTACAAGTTTTGTGGCTGAAGAATACGCAGCTGTAAAAAATGCAGGCACGCCTATAGTTGAAAGTGTTGGCACAGGTGGGGGATTTAAGGTGTTTTGCGAGGGTAAAACTGATATTTCAAATGCTTCAAGAGCGATTAAGCCAAGTGAGTTTAAAGCCTGCCAAGATGCAGGTGTAAAAGACATTATAGGTGTGATGATAGGCTATGATGGCATAGTTTTAGCACAAAACAAAGCCAATGCACCTTTAAACATCACTTTAGAGCAACTTTTTTTAGCTCTTGCTAAAGAAATTCCACAAAATGGCAAGCTTGTGCCAAATCCTTACACAAATTGGCAACAAATCGATAAAAAATTACCAAATCGCAAAATAGCCATTTATGGACCTCCATCAAGTTCTGGCACAAGAGATACTATAGAAGAGCTTGTTTTAAGCAAAGTTTCAAAGAAATTTAAAGAATACGGCGATCAAGCTGGCAAATACAAAAGTATGCGTCAAGATAGTGCGTATATCCCAAGCGGAGAAAATGATAATTTAATCGTTTCAAAGCTAGGTGCGGATAAAAATGCCTTTGGGCTTTTTGGATACGGCTTTTTAGCTTCAAATAAAGATAAGATCAATGCTGCTAAGATAGATACCATAGAAGCAAACGAAAAAAATATCGCTGAGGGCAAATACGAGCTTGCAAGAAGTTTGTATATATATTTAAACGCTAAAAATCCTGAAACTTTAGAATTTGCTAAGCTTTATATGAGCGATGATCTAGCAAAAAGCGGTGGAGAGCTTGAAAAAATAGGGCTTGTGCCACTAAGCGATGCGAATTTAAAAGCAAGTCAAAAGCATTTAGAACAGAAAACAAAACTTGATGAAAGTCTGGTAAAAGCTGGCAGGGTGTTTTAA
- a CDS encoding methyltransferase family protein translates to MFNRFVWQYVFAFIFIVYVLVSYSAYDELMANIIRFVGFCCVIVGVIGRLYATIFIGGMKNEGTDGTHFIDYGAYSLCRNPLYFFSFIAFIGLVALKAQLSLIIIAVIFYLWVYHYTIKGEENFLRSKFGSKYEEFLAKTSRFFPKFKDFYVPYEIKMRPEFFHKELMRSINWFLGAFALLLVEILHQGEFLPNLLKVY, encoded by the coding sequence ATGTTTAACCGCTTTGTGTGGCAGTATGTTTTTGCCTTTATTTTTATCGTTTATGTGTTGGTAAGTTATAGTGCTTATGATGAGCTTATGGCAAATATTATCCGCTTTGTGGGCTTTTGCTGTGTGATTGTAGGCGTTATTGGCAGGCTTTATGCGACGATTTTTATCGGTGGTATGAAAAATGAAGGCACAGATGGGACTCATTTTATTGATTATGGAGCTTATAGCTTGTGCCGCAATCCTTTGTATTTTTTCTCTTTTATCGCCTTTATAGGGCTTGTAGCTTTAAAAGCTCAGCTTAGTCTTATCATCATCGCAGTGATTTTTTATCTATGGGTGTATCACTATACGATTAAAGGGGAAGAAAATTTCTTGCGTTCTAAATTTGGAAGTAAATATGAAGAGTTTCTAGCTAAAACTTCAAGATTTTTTCCAAAATTTAAAGATTTTTATGTGCCTTATGAGATTAAAATGCGCCCAGAGTTTTTTCATAAAGAACTTATGAGAAGTATAAATTGGTTTTTGGGAGCTTTTGCACTTTTGCTTGTGGAAATTTTACATCAAGGCGAGTTTTTACCAAATTTGCTTAAAGTGTATTAG
- a CDS encoding enoyl-ACP reductase, translating into MKDFFKGKTLVISGGTRGIGKAIVYEFAKVGANVAFTYNSNADIASSLVEELERDYAIKARAYEFNILEPETYKELFEKIDADFDRVDFFISNAIISGRAVVGGYTKFMKLRPRGINNIFTATVNAFVVGAQEAAKRMEKVGGGSIISISSTGNLVYIENYAGHGTAKAAVEAMARYAATELGDKNIRVNVVSGGPIETDALRGFTNYEEVKQATIDLSPLNRMGQPEDLAGACLFLCSEKASWVTGHTFIVDGGTTFK; encoded by the coding sequence ATGAAAGATTTCTTTAAGGGAAAAACCCTTGTCATAAGTGGTGGCACAAGGGGTATTGGCAAAGCTATAGTATATGAATTTGCTAAAGTTGGAGCAAATGTTGCTTTCACTTATAATTCAAACGCTGATATAGCTTCAAGTTTGGTAGAAGAGCTTGAAAGAGATTATGCTATAAAAGCAAGAGCGTATGAGTTTAATATACTTGAGCCAGAAACCTATAAAGAGCTTTTTGAAAAGATTGATGCAGACTTTGATAGGGTGGATTTTTTTATCTCAAATGCCATTATCTCAGGACGCGCTGTAGTAGGTGGATATACTAAATTTATGAAGCTTCGCCCAAGAGGGATTAACAATATCTTTACAGCCACAGTAAATGCTTTTGTAGTAGGCGCTCAAGAAGCTGCTAAAAGAATGGAAAAAGTTGGTGGGGGTTCTATCATATCCATCTCATCGACTGGAAATTTAGTCTATATTGAAAATTACGCAGGGCATGGCACAGCAAAAGCTGCTGTTGAGGCTATGGCAAGATACGCTGCAACTGAACTTGGGGACAAAAACATACGCGTAAATGTAGTAAGTGGCGGTCCTATAGAAACAGACGCTTTAAGAGGCTTTACAAATTATGAAGAAGTCAAGCAAGCTACTATTGATCTTAGCCCACTTAACCGCATGGGACAGCCTGAAGACTTAGCCGGTGCATGTTTATTCTTGTGTTCTGAAAAAGCCAGCTGGGTAACAGGACACACTTTCATCGTAGATGGTGGCACAACTTTTAAATAA
- a CDS encoding ferritin — translation MLSKEVIALLNEQINKEMFAANLYLSMSSWCYENSYDGAGLFLFEHAGEESDHAKKLITYLNETDSHVKLAEVAKPDDEFKSLLDVFEKTYKHEQFITKSINDLVDFMLIKKDYPTFNFLQWYVAEQHEEEALFRGIVDKIKLIGDHANGLYLADAYIKTLAKG, via the coding sequence ATGCTTTCAAAAGAAGTTATTGCTCTACTTAACGAGCAAATCAACAAAGAAATGTTCGCGGCGAATTTGTATCTTAGTATGAGTTCTTGGTGCTATGAAAATAGTTATGATGGTGCTGGCTTGTTTTTATTTGAACATGCTGGTGAAGAAAGCGATCATGCTAAAAAACTCATCACTTACCTTAATGAGACAGATTCACATGTCAAACTTGCTGAAGTTGCAAAACCAGATGATGAGTTTAAATCCTTGCTTGATGTGTTTGAAAAAACATATAAACACGAGCAGTTCATCACAAAGTCAATTAATGATTTGGTTGATTTTATGCTGATCAAAAAAGACTATCCAACTTTTAACTTCCTTCAATGGTATGTTGCTGAACAGCACGAAGAAGAAGCACTTTTTAGAGGTATAGTTGATAAAATCAAGCTTATTGGCGATCACGCAAATGGGCTTTATCTTGCTGATGCGTATATCAAAACTTTAGCTAAAGGCTAA
- the pstA gene encoding phosphate ABC transporter permease PstA — protein sequence MKTLIKRRKKASKHFKFFCKAGLYINMFFLCIFISTLVYLGLPALKQNYILISAESNSSVIALLSRNERRQIRQNGLPQDQIWLLANAEVDQYAKQKFNKLDDTQKALVDTLIQNHLLEAKFNSNFFLSGDSKIAPEQSGILASVVGTLLCMFVCMVVAVPIGVAAAIYLEEFAPQNLLTHIIEVCINNLAGIPSIIFGLLGLALFINFFGVPRSSALVGGLTLAIMSLPIIIVATKAALKSVDVSMKNAALALGFTKWQMVKGIVLPLAMPMILTGSILALAQAIGETAPLMLIGMIAFIPDVASSLNQPTTVLPALIYNWASMPERAFLERAAAGILVLLGLLVILNLVAILLRKYFQGKQTC from the coding sequence ATGAAAACTCTCATAAAACGACGCAAAAAAGCTTCAAAACATTTTAAGTTTTTTTGTAAAGCTGGCTTGTATATTAATATGTTTTTTTTGTGTATCTTTATAAGCACGCTTGTATATCTTGGTTTGCCTGCTTTAAAGCAAAATTATATTTTAATCAGTGCTGAGTCAAACTCAAGCGTGATAGCGTTACTCTCAAGAAATGAAAGAAGACAAATTCGCCAAAACGGCTTACCACAAGATCAAATTTGGCTCTTAGCAAATGCAGAAGTTGATCAATACGCTAAGCAGAAATTCAACAAGCTTGATGACACACAAAAAGCCCTTGTGGATACGCTTATACAAAATCATTTACTTGAGGCTAAATTTAACTCAAATTTCTTTTTAAGCGGGGATTCAAAAATAGCTCCTGAGCAATCAGGCATACTAGCTTCAGTAGTAGGCACCTTGCTTTGTATGTTTGTGTGTATGGTTGTAGCTGTGCCTATAGGCGTAGCAGCTGCGATTTATCTTGAGGAATTTGCTCCACAAAACTTGCTTACTCATATCATAGAAGTGTGTATAAACAATCTTGCGGGCATTCCTAGTATCATCTTTGGGCTTTTAGGGCTTGCTTTATTTATCAACTTTTTTGGTGTACCTCGCTCCTCAGCTCTTGTTGGTGGGCTAACTTTAGCTATTATGAGTCTTCCTATCATCATCGTTGCGACAAAAGCAGCTTTAAAAAGCGTTGATGTGAGTATGAAAAATGCAGCTTTAGCTCTTGGCTTTACAAAATGGCAGATGGTTAAAGGCATAGTTTTGCCTTTAGCTATGCCTATGATCTTGACAGGCTCTATCCTAGCCTTAGCCCAAGCCATAGGCGAAACTGCACCTTTAATGCTTATAGGTATGATAGCTTTTATCCCAGATGTAGCAAGCTCACTCAATCAGCCTACAACCGTGCTTCCAGCTTTGATTTATAACTGGGCTTCTATGCCAGAAAGGGCTTTTTTAGAGCGAGCTGCGGCTGGAATTTTGGTGCTTTTAGGGCTTTTAGTGATATTAAATTTAGTAGCCATACTACTTAGAAAATACTTTCAAGGAAAACAAACATGCTAG
- a CDS encoding quinone-dependent dihydroorotate dehydrogenase: MSYEFFKPLLFKLDPENAHHLAEWALRSLNFVCPGALSFLAKNYIVDDDSLKQELCGLYFNNPVGLAGGFDKNATMIRPLSALGFGFLEFGTFTPKAQKGNDKPRLFRLIEQESLQNAMGFNNEGKDKIASRLANLYPFILPLGANIGKNKTTSNEEALSDYLILLKSFENLCDYFIINISSPNTQNLRDLQSENFIKELFKEAKAITSKPIFLKIAPDMSIDEALKLCECAIKEGVSGLIIANTSTDYSLLDNNRTFGGISGKLIQEKSGIFFKELAKTLFGKTLLIASGGIDSAEVAYERIKNGANLVQVYTAFIYKGPSIAAQINQGLVELLRKDQFVHISQAVGANLK, translated from the coding sequence ATGAGTTATGAATTTTTCAAACCCTTGCTTTTTAAGCTTGATCCAGAAAATGCACATCATTTAGCCGAGTGGGCTTTAAGAAGCTTAAATTTTGTGTGTCCGGGGGCTTTGAGTTTTTTAGCTAAAAATTATATCGTTGATGATGATAGCCTTAAACAAGAACTTTGTGGCTTGTATTTTAACAATCCTGTGGGTTTAGCTGGTGGTTTTGATAAAAATGCGACTATGATACGTCCTTTAAGTGCTCTTGGTTTTGGCTTTTTAGAATTTGGCACTTTTACGCCAAAAGCTCAAAAGGGCAATGACAAGCCTCGTTTGTTTCGCCTCATAGAACAAGAAAGCTTGCAAAATGCTATGGGTTTTAACAATGAAGGCAAGGATAAAATTGCTTCAAGGCTAGCTAATCTTTATCCTTTCATACTTCCACTTGGTGCAAATATAGGCAAAAACAAAACTACAAGCAATGAAGAGGCTTTGAGCGATTATCTTATTTTGCTTAAGAGTTTTGAAAATTTGTGTGATTATTTTATCATCAATATCTCCTCGCCAAATACGCAAAATTTAAGGGATTTACAAAGTGAAAATTTTATCAAAGAGCTTTTCAAAGAGGCTAAAGCTATCACTTCAAAGCCTATTTTTCTTAAAATTGCTCCTGATATGAGTATAGATGAAGCCTTAAAACTTTGTGAATGCGCGATCAAAGAAGGAGTAAGTGGGCTTATCATCGCAAATACTAGCACAGATTATTCTTTACTTGATAATAACCGCACCTTTGGAGGCATTAGTGGTAAGCTTATACAAGAAAAAAGTGGGATATTTTTTAAAGAGCTAGCGAAAACACTTTTTGGTAAAACCTTGCTTATCGCAAGTGGGGGCATTGATAGTGCTGAGGTGGCGTATGAGAGGATTAAAAATGGAGCAAATTTAGTGCAAGTTTATACAGCTTTTATCTATAAAGGACCAAGCATAGCCGCACAAATTAATCAAGGCTTAGTTGAGCTTTTAAGAAAAGATCAATTCGTGCATATCAGTCAAGCAGTAGGAGCAAATTTAAAATGA
- the dapA gene encoding 4-hydroxy-tetrahydrodipicolinate synthase yields the protein MNTKSITGAMTALATPFKNGKLDEQTFHKLIKRQIQNGIDAVVPVGTTGESATLTHEEHRICIEIAVDACKGTNTKVLAGAGSNATHEAVDLAQFAAKHKADGILSVTPYYNKPTQEGLYQHYKAIAQSVAIPVLLYNVPGRTSCEIETNTIIRLFRDCENIYGVKEASGNMNKCVDLLAHEPRMIVISGDDAINYPILSNGGKGVISVTSNLLPDMIAKLTHLALDEDYKGAKAINDKLYNINQVLFCESNPIPLKAAMHLCGLLESLEYRLPLVAPSKETLKKLEEVLKQYEIV from the coding sequence ATGAATACAAAATCCATCACCGGAGCCATGACAGCTCTTGCAACGCCGTTTAAAAATGGCAAGCTTGATGAGCAGACTTTTCACAAGCTCATCAAAAGACAAATTCAAAACGGCATAGATGCTGTAGTGCCTGTTGGCACCACTGGAGAAAGTGCGACTTTAACGCATGAGGAGCATAGAATTTGCATAGAAATCGCTGTTGATGCGTGCAAAGGCACAAATACAAAGGTTTTAGCAGGAGCTGGCTCAAATGCTACTCATGAAGCTGTTGATTTGGCTCAATTTGCTGCTAAACACAAGGCTGATGGGATTTTAAGCGTTACGCCTTATTACAACAAGCCTACTCAAGAAGGGCTTTATCAGCATTATAAAGCTATAGCACAAAGTGTTGCAATTCCTGTGCTTTTATATAATGTGCCGGGCAGAACAAGTTGTGAGATAGAAACAAATACCATCATAAGGCTTTTTAGAGATTGTGAGAATATTTATGGGGTTAAAGAAGCAAGTGGGAATATGAATAAATGCGTGGATTTACTCGCTCATGAGCCAAGAATGATAGTTATAAGTGGGGATGATGCTATTAATTATCCTATACTTTCAAATGGCGGAAAAGGCGTCATCTCAGTAACTTCAAATCTCTTGCCTGATATGATAGCAAAGCTTACGCATTTAGCTTTAGATGAGGATTATAAGGGTGCAAAGGCTATCAATGACAAGCTTTATAATATCAATCAAGTTTTATTTTGTGAAAGCAATCCTATACCATTAAAAGCTGCGATGCATTTGTGTGGTTTGCTTGAAAGTTTAGAATACCGCCTGCCTTTAGTTGCTCCAAGCAAAGAAACATTAAAAAAACTTGAAGAGGTTTTAAAGCAATATGAGATCGTTTAA